From Rhodoferax sp. AJA081-3, the proteins below share one genomic window:
- a CDS encoding TonB-dependent receptor domain-containing protein, with protein MQYTCTRPQLLALVLCGCTVAVAHAGFAEIIGLSGKGDYRPDGNGAWLEAKLKVQLEPSWWVRTGPDSHMALVVAPEVQIKLAANSIFQLRKDEKTPGTTLNLRQGRAWSQSKQPSGTLKMETPSAIAAIHGTDWEMVVDAEGRSTLTVLHGSVQFGNTYGTVRVGNGEQALAEPGKAPVKRILVNPAERVQWVSAVRVEPDRYAEYRGDGQRKEVIEHIAREDWLGAESLLRSQASPLAADTLLLADLALRNANFAEARALLERGAAAYPMDGRFPAALSRLALIQGDGAGALKLAQSASERFAQTADAWLALGEAAYFEGLAKLAQSAFRRAETLDPADGRASLGLARIAIAREDLAAAYGHLAEAQKRTPQLPSLAAEQGNLATTAYQWNAARTQFDVALRQDPQDYTALSGLAQLQLRHGERDAAMETILRSNLLEPRYARTYLYRAAAHHQRGESDTALEFLRQATERDPQDPLPHLMASLVHQDRGELFAAAVEARKAKEKLPFLKSLDALAMDQKGSANIGSALSKLGMASWARYYAAESNDALWAGSHFFLADQTIGSFTKASELVQGYLTDPLALGANPRMQSLLPEPGNYLTLGARMTNSKAFGYSEPSVVVNGSHYAPFPVAWFFEGLRNELRPGQQDLDARGNAYTLALGAKPTHDVALFAFANQYVPEIERMGLLSRERITGHTRRLDAGGSLRLDPDTQVWLKLGEGSYTARTISLQSPITQDQDSSTRVLQLRTTWRAGGHEVSAGVEAATTDAGLLTRGRTLTTTTQEQDDFRLVYAQGRYALANYWSLEGGLAGIHYRKAVQSSAGSSDQTRDHALPMLGAVWRPSANVALRAAWHDWVRSNAPHSLRPTAIAGIPVDDQLTLPGGRQQRLRLQADWEMTRSSFVSAFVDARTVRNLGEAGFVLNTAQEVSDINRLRDRGTFQNGNDPERLEGQPVFAEGSLRQLGLVGNAVLGNGFAANTSVVLSDSRNTSEWFKGLPLPYLPRHRVGLGLDWSNAARLTAGATLVWRSEQLTTEYGNEIPASWDLALRMKWESTDKRWQLESWAAQMLKKAVDPTIGIAVLLRY; from the coding sequence ATGCAGTACACATGCACACGTCCACAGCTACTGGCTTTGGTGCTTTGCGGTTGCACCGTTGCGGTGGCACATGCGGGTTTTGCCGAGATTATTGGCCTATCCGGCAAGGGTGACTACCGGCCGGACGGCAATGGCGCCTGGCTGGAAGCCAAACTGAAGGTGCAACTGGAACCGTCCTGGTGGGTACGCACCGGGCCCGACAGCCATATGGCACTGGTGGTTGCACCCGAAGTGCAGATCAAGCTGGCAGCCAACAGCATCTTCCAGTTACGAAAAGACGAGAAGACCCCCGGCACAACCCTCAACCTGCGCCAGGGGCGTGCCTGGTCCCAATCCAAGCAACCCAGCGGCACGCTGAAGATGGAAACGCCTTCCGCCATTGCCGCGATCCATGGCACGGACTGGGAGATGGTGGTGGATGCAGAGGGCCGGTCCACGTTGACGGTATTGCACGGCTCCGTGCAGTTTGGCAATACCTACGGCACGGTGCGTGTGGGCAACGGCGAACAGGCCCTGGCGGAGCCTGGCAAGGCACCGGTCAAACGCATCCTGGTCAACCCTGCCGAGCGGGTGCAGTGGGTCAGCGCCGTGCGGGTGGAACCCGACCGGTATGCCGAATACCGTGGTGATGGGCAACGCAAGGAAGTTATTGAACACATTGCCCGCGAAGACTGGCTGGGCGCCGAAAGCCTGTTGCGCTCGCAAGCCTCACCATTGGCGGCAGACACCCTGCTGCTGGCCGACCTGGCGCTGCGCAATGCCAACTTCGCAGAGGCCAGAGCCTTGCTGGAACGGGGCGCCGCCGCCTACCCGATGGACGGCAGATTTCCCGCTGCGCTGTCACGCCTGGCGCTTATCCAGGGTGATGGCGCGGGCGCCCTGAAGCTGGCCCAATCGGCCAGCGAGCGTTTTGCGCAGACAGCCGATGCCTGGCTTGCGCTGGGCGAGGCGGCGTATTTTGAGGGGCTGGCCAAGCTGGCGCAGAGTGCCTTCCGCCGCGCGGAAACACTCGACCCAGCAGACGGCCGGGCCAGCCTGGGCCTGGCACGCATTGCGATTGCGCGCGAAGACCTCGCCGCAGCCTACGGCCACTTGGCAGAGGCCCAGAAACGCACGCCCCAGTTGCCCAGCCTGGCGGCCGAACAAGGCAATCTCGCAACCACAGCCTACCAATGGAATGCAGCGCGCACGCAATTCGATGTAGCCCTGCGGCAAGACCCGCAAGACTACACCGCACTCTCGGGCCTGGCCCAGTTGCAACTACGGCACGGCGAACGGGACGCCGCCATGGAAACCATTCTGCGCAGCAACCTGCTGGAACCCCGCTACGCCCGCACCTACTTGTACCGCGCCGCTGCCCACCACCAGCGCGGTGAATCGGATACGGCCCTTGAGTTCTTGCGCCAAGCCACTGAGCGTGATCCACAGGACCCGCTGCCCCACCTGATGGCGAGCCTGGTCCACCAGGACCGCGGCGAACTGTTTGCGGCTGCGGTCGAAGCGCGCAAGGCCAAGGAGAAACTGCCCTTCCTCAAATCGCTTGACGCGCTGGCGATGGACCAAAAAGGCAGTGCCAATATCGGCAGCGCGTTGTCCAAACTTGGCATGGCCTCTTGGGCGCGTTACTACGCCGCGGAATCTAACGACGCCCTGTGGGCCGGTAGCCATTTTTTCCTCGCCGATCAAACCATTGGCAGCTTTACCAAGGCCTCCGAGTTGGTACAGGGCTACCTGACCGACCCCTTGGCGCTGGGAGCCAACCCGCGCATGCAAAGCCTGCTGCCAGAACCCGGCAACTATCTGACGCTGGGTGCGCGCATGACGAACAGCAAGGCGTTTGGTTATAGCGAACCGTCTGTGGTGGTCAACGGCTCCCACTACGCCCCGTTTCCCGTCGCCTGGTTTTTTGAAGGGCTGCGCAACGAGCTGCGACCGGGCCAGCAGGACCTGGACGCGCGTGGCAACGCCTACACGCTGGCGCTGGGCGCCAAGCCCACACACGATGTTGCGCTGTTCGCTTTTGCCAACCAGTATGTGCCGGAGATCGAGCGCATGGGCCTGCTGAGCCGTGAGCGCATCACCGGACACACCCGGCGCCTGGACGCCGGTGGCAGCCTGCGCCTGGATCCTGATACCCAGGTCTGGTTGAAGCTGGGTGAGGGCAGCTACACCGCTCGGACCATCTCACTGCAGAGCCCGATCACCCAAGACCAGGACAGCAGCACGCGCGTCCTGCAGTTGCGCACCACCTGGCGTGCGGGCGGGCACGAGGTGAGCGCGGGTGTTGAGGCCGCCACTACGGATGCGGGTCTGCTGACCCGGGGCCGCACGCTCACGACCACAACCCAAGAGCAGGACGATTTCCGCCTGGTGTATGCGCAGGGTCGTTATGCCCTGGCCAACTACTGGAGCCTGGAGGGTGGCCTGGCCGGTATCCACTACCGCAAGGCGGTGCAAAGCAGTGCCGGTAGCAGCGACCAAACCCGAGACCATGCCCTGCCCATGCTGGGCGCCGTCTGGCGCCCTAGTGCAAATGTGGCGCTGCGCGCGGCATGGCACGACTGGGTGCGCTCCAACGCGCCCCACAGCCTGCGCCCGACTGCCATTGCCGGCATCCCCGTGGACGACCAGCTCACGCTGCCGGGCGGGCGGCAGCAGCGACTGCGCCTGCAGGCCGATTGGGAGATGACCCGCAGCAGCTTTGTATCGGCTTTTGTGGACGCGCGTACGGTCCGCAACCTGGGTGAGGCCGGTTTTGTGCTCAACACGGCGCAAGAGGTTTCCGATATCAACCGCCTGCGCGACCGTGGCACCTTCCAGAATGGGAACGACCCCGAGCGGCTGGAGGGGCAACCCGTATTTGCCGAAGGCAGCCTGCGCCAGCTGGGCCTGGTGGGCAATGCCGTGCTCGGCAACGGTTTTGCGGCCAACACCAGTGTTGTGCTGAGCGACAGCCGCAACACCAGCGAGTGGTTCAAGGGCCTGCCCCTGCCCTACCTGCCGCGCCACCGGGTGGGCCTGGGGCTGGACTGGAGCAATGCAGCCCGCCTGACGGCCGGTGCAACCCTGGTCTGGCGCTCCGAGCAATTGACCACGGAGTATGGCAACGAGATCCCTGCGTCCTGGGATCTGGCACTGCGTATGAAGTGGGAGTCCACCGACAAACGCTGGCAGCTGGAGAGCTGGGCCGCCCAAATGCTGAAGAAGGCCGTAGACCCAACCATCGGCATTGCGGTACTGCTACGGTATTGA
- a CDS encoding heavy-metal-associated domain-containing protein: MKKTSITAITLALALAALPSFAANTLKITVNGMVCAFCAQGIEKRINKMGATKEVLVDLKKKTIVVEAKDGQTLDGKAISAEIVDAGYDVVKLEPVTQSVADIKAEMLKGRSK, encoded by the coding sequence ATGAAAAAGACAAGCATCACCGCCATCACCCTTGCGCTGGCCTTGGCCGCGTTGCCGTCCTTTGCAGCCAACACGCTGAAGATCACCGTCAATGGCATGGTCTGCGCGTTCTGCGCGCAGGGCATCGAGAAGCGCATAAACAAAATGGGCGCCACCAAAGAGGTTCTGGTGGACCTGAAGAAGAAAACCATTGTGGTCGAGGCCAAAGACGGCCAGACGCTGGACGGCAAGGCCATCTCCGCCGAGATCGTGGACGCCGGTTATGACGTCGTCAAGCTGGAGCCCGTGACCCAGTCCGTGGCCGACATCAAGGCCGAGATGCTGAAAGGCCGCAGCAAATGA
- a CDS encoding TetR/AcrR family transcriptional regulator has protein sequence MSSVLPPDAPPKDRLTDRKRLAIVQAAIDEFRTHGFGATSMDQVAATAGVSKRTVYNHFPSKEALFAEILVQLWESSSAQVDLAYQPDRPLRAQLLELMWQKMRMLCDASFLDLARVAIAETIHSPERAQEMVARLGAREEGVTLWLRAAAADGKLKLPDPVFAAHQLQGLVKNFAFWPQITMGQPTLPPAVQQQVVESAVDMFLACYA, from the coding sequence ATGTCCTCTGTTTTGCCCCCTGACGCGCCCCCCAAAGACCGCCTGACCGACCGCAAACGCCTGGCCATCGTGCAGGCTGCGATCGACGAATTCCGCACCCACGGCTTTGGTGCCACCAGCATGGACCAGGTGGCGGCCACGGCGGGTGTGTCCAAACGCACGGTGTACAACCACTTCCCCAGCAAAGAGGCGCTGTTTGCAGAGATATTGGTCCAGTTATGGGAAAGCAGTAGCGCCCAGGTGGACCTGGCTTACCAGCCGGATAGGCCACTGCGCGCGCAGCTGCTGGAGCTGATGTGGCAAAAGATGCGCATGTTGTGTGACGCGAGTTTTCTCGACCTGGCGCGCGTGGCGATTGCCGAGACCATCCACTCCCCCGAACGGGCACAAGAGATGGTGGCCCGCCTGGGCGCGCGCGAGGAAGGTGTGACGCTGTGGCTGCGCGCCGCAGCAGCCGATGGCAAGCTCAAGCTGCCCGACCCGGTGTTTGCCGCGCACCAGTTGCAGGGCCTGGTGAAAAACTTCGCCTTCTGGCCGCAGATCACCATGGGTCAGCCCACGCTGCCGCCGGCCGTGCAACAGCAGGTGGTGGAGTCGGCGGTGGATATGTTTTTGGCCTGTTATGCCTGA
- a CDS encoding CHASE2 domain-containing protein, with translation MIFPIIRARAASLLIACAAVLIGLALLWLPAWQSLEKRGFDVLSVLTAPGTSPLPIIVVSIDDASLAEITHPWPWPRSVHAGLIDKLKAAGAAVIAFDVLFSLPTRPADDQALAQAIGRAGNVVLAAGLVRQETPAGTLWSRQEPLTELQAAGAQVGIVNLAFDSDLVLRRVPTEEDVFWRRMLVSLRRAMPEQELPGAVGDNAMIRYVGPPGAWPTLPYYKALELEKHVDPKDFAGAVVIVGRSTRSATEIGMAQADLFSTPHTRLTGELMPGSEIHANILDSVIRQRSIRPVSVGLQTVLLLTLTLLASALLLLRRRWLAWVAVMLLVVAVPALAWALFAAGNAWLPVGAPIVVVCMVVAGHAILSALATRRERDRVQKMFALYVPPEFVKTLIAHPERAGLGGDTRHLTVLFCDLRGFTTLSAQLAPADITKVLNRYFTCMTNAIFSHGGTVDKFIGDAVMAFWGAPLPDPEQERHAIQAAIAMKDALEGLNEELAAQGKPPLRLGIGIHSGDALVGNMGSESRLSYTAIGDTVNVASRLEGANKTLGTEIMLSADTAKGAPDLPLRTLGAIRVKGRPQPLQVLTPCDQPALIEATDAALAAQRLGEITVACSHWHKVLELAPHDALATLALARLASGGWDGVLDTDK, from the coding sequence ATGATATTCCCAATCATCCGCGCCCGGGCGGCCAGTCTGCTCATCGCATGTGCTGCGGTGCTGATCGGGCTCGCGCTGCTCTGGCTACCGGCGTGGCAAAGCCTGGAGAAGCGGGGGTTCGACGTGTTGTCGGTGCTGACGGCGCCTGGCACCTCACCACTGCCCATTATTGTGGTCAGCATCGACGATGCGTCGCTGGCCGAGATAACGCATCCCTGGCCCTGGCCGCGGTCCGTGCATGCCGGGCTGATCGACAAGCTCAAAGCGGCGGGTGCTGCCGTGATTGCCTTTGACGTGCTGTTCTCGCTGCCCACCCGACCAGCCGATGACCAGGCGTTGGCACAGGCCATTGGGCGTGCGGGCAATGTTGTGTTGGCCGCAGGGCTGGTGCGCCAGGAAACCCCGGCCGGCACCCTGTGGTCCCGGCAAGAACCCCTGACAGAGCTGCAAGCGGCGGGGGCGCAGGTCGGTATCGTGAACCTGGCTTTTGACAGCGATCTGGTTCTGCGCCGTGTGCCAACGGAAGAAGACGTGTTCTGGCGGCGCATGCTGGTTAGCCTGCGCCGGGCCATGCCGGAGCAGGAGCTGCCGGGTGCCGTGGGCGACAACGCCATGATCCGCTACGTGGGCCCGCCCGGCGCATGGCCCACCTTGCCTTATTACAAGGCCTTGGAGCTGGAGAAACATGTCGACCCCAAAGACTTCGCGGGCGCTGTGGTGATTGTGGGTCGGTCTACCCGCTCGGCCACGGAGATTGGTATGGCGCAGGCTGACCTGTTCTCCACGCCCCATACACGTTTGACCGGCGAACTGATGCCGGGCAGCGAGATCCACGCCAACATCCTCGACAGCGTGATCCGCCAGCGCAGCATTCGACCGGTTTCGGTCGGCTTGCAAACGGTATTGCTGCTTACGCTGACCCTGCTCGCCAGCGCGTTGCTGCTGTTGCGTCGACGTTGGCTTGCATGGGTTGCGGTCATGTTGCTGGTCGTGGCAGTTCCCGCATTGGCCTGGGCGCTCTTTGCAGCAGGCAATGCTTGGCTGCCGGTGGGAGCTCCCATCGTGGTGGTGTGTATGGTGGTGGCGGGCCACGCCATCCTGTCGGCGCTGGCCACGCGGCGGGAGCGTGACCGTGTGCAAAAAATGTTTGCGCTGTACGTGCCGCCCGAGTTCGTCAAGACCCTCATTGCCCACCCGGAGCGGGCCGGGCTCGGTGGCGACACCCGCCACCTGACGGTGCTGTTTTGTGATTTGCGGGGCTTCACCACGCTGTCTGCGCAACTGGCACCGGCCGACATCACCAAGGTGCTCAACCGTTACTTCACCTGCATGACCAACGCCATCTTTTCCCACGGCGGAACTGTGGACAAGTTCATAGGCGATGCGGTCATGGCATTCTGGGGCGCGCCCCTACCAGACCCCGAGCAGGAGCGCCACGCGATCCAGGCCGCCATCGCCATGAAGGACGCGCTGGAGGGGCTCAATGAGGAGCTGGCGGCCCAGGGCAAACCGCCGCTGCGCCTGGGCATTGGCATCCACAGCGGCGATGCCCTGGTGGGCAATATGGGCTCAGAAAGCCGGCTGAGCTACACCGCCATTGGCGATACGGTCAATGTGGCGTCGCGCCTGGAAGGCGCCAACAAGACACTGGGTACCGAGATCATGCTGTCTGCGGACACGGCCAAGGGGGCGCCCGACCTGCCTTTGCGCACGCTCGGGGCCATCCGCGTCAAAGGCCGCCCGCAGCCGCTGCAGGTTCTTACACCGTGCGACCAGCCCGCGCTGATTGAAGCCACCGATGCAGCATTGGCGGCACAAAGGCTGGGTGAGATAACGGTGGCATGCAGCCACTGGCACAAGGTTCTGGAGCTGGCCCCCCACGACGCGTTGGCCACACTCGCGCTGGCACGCCTGGCCAGCGGGGGTTGGGATGGGGTTTTGGATACCGACAAATAG
- a CDS encoding VWA domain-containing protein — protein sequence MLLDFFYTLRSAKLPVSVKEYLTLIEALQKGVVGPNTAQPDDDSEPSGYKIDDFYYLSRTTLVKDEKHYDKFDRAFGAYFKGIEMAADFTKEVPLEWLRKNLELNLSPEELAKIQKLGWDELMETLKKRFEEQKERHEGGSKWIGTGGTSPFGAYGQNPQGIRIGQDKGRNKSAVKVWDQRSYKDYDDTQELGTRNIKVALRRLRKFAREGHEDELDLDETISKTAANAGYLDIKMRPERHNNVKVLLLMDVGGTMDEHIARVEELFSATKTEFKHLEFYYFHNCVYDFMWKNNRRRFAEKFETWDIIRKYNKDYKLIFVGDATMSPYEILQPGGSVEYNNPEPGAEWLQRLIHAFPKFAWINPEPQGVWQYRQSISVIQQIMHNRMYPLTLKGLEEAMRHLTK from the coding sequence ATGCTGCTTGATTTTTTCTACACCCTGCGTTCGGCCAAGCTGCCGGTTTCGGTCAAGGAATACCTGACGCTGATCGAGGCGCTGCAAAAAGGCGTGGTCGGCCCCAACACGGCGCAACCGGACGATGACTCCGAGCCCAGCGGCTACAAGATCGACGACTTTTATTACCTGAGCCGCACCACGCTGGTGAAGGACGAAAAGCACTACGACAAGTTCGACCGTGCCTTTGGCGCCTACTTCAAGGGCATTGAGATGGCGGCCGACTTCACCAAAGAAGTGCCGCTGGAATGGCTGCGCAAGAACCTGGAGCTCAACCTCAGCCCCGAAGAGCTGGCCAAGATCCAGAAGCTGGGTTGGGACGAGCTGATGGAGACGCTGAAGAAGCGCTTTGAAGAGCAAAAGGAACGCCACGAAGGCGGCAGCAAGTGGATAGGCACCGGCGGTACATCGCCTTTTGGTGCCTATGGCCAGAACCCCCAGGGCATACGCATTGGGCAGGACAAGGGTCGCAACAAAAGCGCGGTCAAGGTCTGGGACCAGCGCAGCTACAAGGACTACGACGACACCCAGGAGCTGGGCACGCGCAACATCAAGGTGGCGCTGCGCCGCCTGCGCAAGTTTGCCCGCGAAGGCCATGAGGACGAGCTGGACCTGGACGAAACCATCAGCAAAACGGCGGCCAATGCCGGCTACCTGGACATCAAGATGCGGCCCGAGCGGCACAACAACGTCAAGGTGCTGCTGCTGATGGACGTGGGCGGCACCATGGACGAACACATTGCCCGCGTAGAAGAACTGTTTAGCGCCACCAAGACCGAGTTCAAGCACCTGGAGTTCTATTACTTCCACAACTGCGTGTACGACTTCATGTGGAAGAACAACCGCCGCCGCTTTGCCGAAAAGTTTGAGACCTGGGACATCATCCGCAAGTACAACAAGGACTACAAGCTGATCTTTGTCGGCGACGCCACGATGAGCCCGTATGAGATTCTGCAACCCGGCGGCAGCGTGGAATACAACAACCCCGAGCCCGGCGCCGAGTGGCTGCAGCGCCTGATCCACGCCTTCCCCAAGTTCGCCTGGATCAACCCCGAGCCCCAGGGCGTGTGGCAGTACCGCCAGAGCATAAGCGTGATCCAGCAGATCATGCACAACCGCATGTATCCGCTGACCCTCAAGGGGCTGGAAGAGGCGATGCGGCATTTGACGAAATAA
- a CDS encoding DUF2946 family protein — MTRLFTILLLIVLLPLRGWAVEQMANDMAAGAMPADCPMVQMAQAAPADTGSTDDSGTTPTERTCQSCQLCMALAAAEMPIIQAVGPAPPTVVVHRADRFASADVSPVSKPPIF, encoded by the coding sequence GTGACCCGCCTATTCACCATCCTGCTGCTGATCGTCTTGCTGCCCCTGCGGGGCTGGGCGGTGGAGCAGATGGCGAATGACATGGCGGCGGGGGCCATGCCCGCAGACTGCCCCATGGTGCAGATGGCGCAGGCGGCCCCGGCAGACACGGGGTCCACGGACGACAGCGGAACAACGCCAACCGAGCGCACCTGCCAGTCCTGCCAGCTGTGCATGGCATTGGCCGCAGCTGAAATGCCCATCATCCAGGCGGTGGGCCCTGCGCCGCCAACCGTTGTTGTGCACCGCGCCGACCGCTTTGCCAGCGCCGACGTTTCCCCCGTCTCCAAGCCCCCCATTTTCTGA
- a CDS encoding MBL fold metallo-hydrolase: MSSCALLEPSPAEPHIASPQAEGGKYRNITPQEQSTGGLVKSLRLAWKFAFDKPKHTVPEGDIPVQPITRAQLLAAQDGTVFRMGHSTILLKLNGQFWLTDPVFSDRASPFQWLGPKRFHAPPISIEDLPPIKGIILSHDHYDHLDEDAIKRLAAKTEHFLTPLGVGDRMIAWGVDPAKVQQLDWWQSTKVGGVEFVATPAQHFSGRGLRDGNQTLWASWVIYGGGEKGKDGLRIFFSGDTGYFDGFKAIGDKLGPFDLTLMETGAYDKQWPYVHMQPEETLQAHLDLRGNWMLPIHNGTFDLAMHTWHEPFDRITALAKAKGVAITTPCMGEPLTLRQPHGGSAWWLTVDGQKALAAANGGAAQKPGGDLSACATPVAAKS; encoded by the coding sequence ATGTCATCTTGCGCTCTGCTGGAGCCGTCCCCTGCCGAACCCCATATCGCCTCGCCGCAAGCCGAAGGCGGCAAATACCGCAACATCACGCCGCAAGAGCAAAGCACCGGCGGCTTGGTCAAGTCGCTGCGCCTGGCCTGGAAGTTTGCGTTCGACAAGCCCAAACACACCGTGCCCGAGGGCGACATCCCGGTCCAGCCCATCACCCGCGCCCAGTTGCTGGCCGCGCAGGACGGCACGGTGTTCCGCATGGGCCACTCCACCATCCTGCTCAAGCTGAACGGCCAGTTCTGGCTGACCGACCCCGTGTTTTCCGACCGCGCCTCGCCTTTCCAGTGGCTAGGCCCCAAGCGTTTCCACGCGCCGCCCATCAGCATTGAAGACCTGCCACCCATCAAGGGCATCATCCTGTCGCACGACCATTACGACCACCTGGACGAAGACGCCATCAAACGCCTGGCCGCCAAGACCGAACACTTTTTGACACCGCTGGGTGTGGGCGACCGCATGATCGCCTGGGGCGTGGACCCGGCCAAGGTGCAGCAACTGGACTGGTGGCAATCCACCAAAGTGGGCGGTGTAGAGTTTGTGGCCACCCCGGCCCAACACTTCTCCGGCCGCGGCCTGCGCGACGGCAACCAGACCCTGTGGGCATCGTGGGTGATCTACGGCGGTGGTGAGAAAGGCAAGGACGGCCTGCGCATCTTCTTCAGCGGCGACACGGGTTACTTCGATGGCTTCAAGGCCATTGGCGACAAGCTGGGCCCGTTTGATTTGACGCTGATGGAAACCGGCGCCTACGACAAACAATGGCCCTACGTGCACATGCAACCCGAAGAAACGCTGCAAGCCCACCTGGACCTGCGCGGCAACTGGATGCTGCCCATCCACAACGGCACCTTCGATTTGGCCATGCACACCTGGCACGAGCCCTTTGACCGCATCACCGCGCTGGCCAAGGCCAAGGGCGTGGCCATCACCACCCCGTGTATGGGCGAACCTCTGACATTGCGCCAACCCCACGGCGGTTCGGCCTGGTGGCTGACGGTGGACGGGCAAAAGGCGCTGGCCGCCGCGAACGGTGGCGCGGCGCAGAAGCCCGGCGGTGATCTGAGTGCGTGTGCAACGCCTGTTGCGGCAAAGTCTTAA
- a CDS encoding DUF4124 domain-containing protein, whose product MNRYLRITAYLLCLVGTATQAQTIKCTAADGKITYSNVACPDSTQSVKPVDTSANTLDGSALRDQAQRDKASATHVETTQREHAAAEANSRQQAQAQAAAAAQQQAQKAQSDEAAYANCMRDVERQSVTEDIRAEMYVACRTAGASQRQNGMSESAIRDCVRSVERTGAFPRDKVRQVAMCHGANVLPEQPIVVLRPSVRPMGPPRITTCSGNQCSDDAGQRYFKQQGTGLVREDGKACQLGAGNTVRCP is encoded by the coding sequence ATGAATCGCTACTTGCGCATCACCGCCTATTTACTCTGCCTGGTTGGCACCGCCACACAAGCCCAAACCATCAAATGCACTGCCGCCGACGGCAAGATCACCTACAGCAATGTGGCCTGCCCGGACAGCACGCAATCCGTCAAGCCCGTGGACACCAGTGCCAACACTCTGGACGGCTCTGCGCTGCGAGATCAGGCGCAAAGGGATAAAGCCTCCGCCACACACGTAGAAACCACGCAACGCGAGCACGCGGCGGCAGAGGCCAACAGCCGCCAGCAGGCGCAAGCCCAGGCCGCCGCGGCTGCGCAGCAGCAGGCGCAGAAGGCCCAGAGTGACGAAGCCGCTTATGCCAACTGCATGCGCGATGTGGAGCGGCAGTCGGTCACAGAAGACATCCGAGCCGAAATGTATGTGGCGTGCCGTACGGCGGGTGCCAGCCAGCGCCAGAACGGCATGTCGGAATCCGCCATTCGCGATTGCGTGCGCAGCGTGGAGCGCACGGGGGCATTCCCGAGGGACAAAGTGCGCCAGGTGGCAATGTGCCATGGGGCCAACGTGCTGCCAGAGCAGCCAATTGTGGTGCTGCGGCCCAGCGTACGGCCCATGGGACCACCGCGGATCACCACCTGCAGCGGCAACCAGTGTTCGGACGACGCGGGCCAACGCTATTTCAAGCAGCAGGGTACCGGGCTGGTGCGTGAAGATGGCAAAGCCTGCCAGCTGGGCGCTGGTAATACGGTGCGCTGCCCCTGA